The Metallosphaera hakonensis JCM 8857 = DSM 7519 genome includes the window AGGGTTCCTTAGAGGGTTTGAAACCCACCGATTGTGAGAGTATAACCAGAGGCTATCTCCAGGTTTGTAGGGTTCCTTAGAGGGTTTGAAACCCGACGTATCCAGAGTGGAAAGAGAAAATCACGAAGTGGGTTTGTAGGGTTCCTTAGAGGGTTTGAAACTCGGGTAACTCATCTAAACTCCGCACCTGTGCCTTTCCAGTTTGTAGGGTTCCTTAGAGGGTTTGAAACTACTGCAGCTTCAACTTATTCCCTACCTTTTCCGTAGGTTTGTAGGGTTCCTTAGAGGGTTTGAAACCCGACGTATCCAGAGTGGAAAGAGAAAATCACGAAGTGGGTTTGTAGGGTTCCTTAGAGGGTTTGAAACCTTTCGACGATACTTCTACCGAGGCATTCTGGGGAGTTTGTAGGGTTCCTTAGAGGGTTTGAAACACGAGATCGTTGCAGTTGATTATTTCGGAAGAGAGGTTTGTAGGGTTCCTTAGAGGGTTTGAAACTACTTCTCATACACCTCATTCCTAACCCTGATAGGTTTGTAGGGTTCCTTAGAGGGTTTGAAACCAGCTGAAGTTAAATCTTCTCCAAGACTCCTCAGGTGAGTACGAAAATTCCTATTATACTCAGCGTAAACAATATCCCATGAAATTATCAAAAGACCTAGAGGTCCTACCTGGAAGCCCTAACACTCTAGTTTACCAGGGAAGGGTTGTAGTGGATTTGGGAGGAAAAAACGCCTCACTGAACCTTGAAGCAGAGGTTCAGCTGGCCACCCACGGGCACATGGATCATATTGCCGGTCTATTACGAGAAAGCAAGGTGAGATACCTACCCAGGGAGGACATGTGGGCGTTGAGTCTTCTGGGAAGGAGAGTCATGACCTATGGTTTCAGTTCCAAGGACTCTCCGCTCTTCACTTACGATCTTCTCAAGGAAGAGATTTCCCTTTCCGGGGACCCTGAGGTTGAGATAGTGAAGTTACCGGGACATACCCCAGGCCACAGCGGTTACATCGTTGGGAACGTGCTTTACGCCGGTGATGCGTTCTTTGGAAACAGGGTTCTAGAGGGTTTCGTGTTTCCCTTCTACGCGGACTTCTGGACTGCCGTTGAATCCATGCAGAAAATCAAGGAGATAGCGAAAGGTCTGGATAACGTGGTGATTGCACACGGTCCAGTTTACGAGAAGAAGAAGATGATGGAGATCCTCGAGTACAACCTGAATTACGCGGATAAACTGGTTTCGTGGGTTAGGGAGGCCATCCGAGACGGGGCAACGGCCGAGGAGGTTGTGGTTAAGATCATGGAGAAGACCGTGAAGGACATTAAGCCCACTAACGTTATCTTAAACTCTATAACTGCGAAATCAATCTTGAGCCAGGTGGCCAAGGAGGTAACCGTTGAGGACAAAGGGGTCGTGTATCGCTCATAATTGACGTAGATGTCCCCATGAGCTCGATCTCTGAAAAGAATCGTGAGGATTTTAATAAATACTACATAGAGTAAGGATCGTCTAGACGGTTGCATTATATATCCAGTATGGATTGCGTTCACTAATGGTTCCAATAAGTGTTTATCCCAATCGTCCTTAATTCACATCACGGGCCCATCAGAAACGAAAGGGACCCCAATTACTTTCGAGATTGAAAATTGCGAGAATATAATATTATGGCCATGAAAATTTTTAATGAGGTCCACCGTATTCGCGTTAAAGCTATTCCCCATAAGGTTGCCACCCGAACGGTCCTCCCAGGAAGCAATGATTACCTCACTGAAACTTGAACTTTACCTTTCCATCCTCGACGTAGAGAGTTGCACTGAACCTCTTCCCGGCCTTGGACTTGAACCCCTTCATCTTTACCTCCTTACCGCTGAAGAGTGCCTTGGCCTGCTTAAAGGTTATCCTTTTCCCAGCTATCTCCCTCCACACTACGGTACCGCAACTCTTACACTTCCAGCCCTTGGAGAAACCCGCAACTTCTCCTCCGCACTTGCAGGTCATCTTGGTCTGGGGTAGATACTTATCGAGGAACTCCTTCACCTCCTCCATTTCCGTGCCAGTTAGCTTCACCCCTAAGTCCCTGGAGATCACCCTAGCTAACTTCAACATCTCTGGCATAGCGCTTCTCTCGGCCTTGAACTCCCTCCCCATAAGCTTGAGGACCTCCTCTCTTGTGAACGCCTTGATCCTCTCCATGAAGTCGAGGTATCCCTCCTCTCCCTTCCTCTTTACGTAAATTTCCTCGAGTTCCCTCTCCCATTCAGCCGTCATGTTCGGACTTGCAACTTTGCTGTCCCCAAGTTTCCTGATGAGCTCCCTTCCCTTCTCGGTTGAGATCAGGGACTTCCCCTTCCTCTCCATGTATTGTCTCTCCAGGAGGGTCTCAATGATACTTGCCCTTGTGGCAGGGGTCCCCAGCCCCAGCTTCTCCATCTCCCGGAGAAGAGAGGACTCGGTGAACCTGGCCGGGGGTTTTGTCTGCCTCTCCTCGGAGTGAACCTCCTCCTTCCTTACCGTACCCCTTGGTATATGTAGCGGGGTGTCCTCATGGGGATAAAGTTCCATCCATCCGAGCCTCACGTTCCTTTTTCCCTCAGCAAGGAAGATCTCCCTGCCCAATCTTATGAACACCCTCTGGATCTCGTAAACGTAGTCCTCCATGAATGCTCCAACGAACTTTCTATACACTAGATCGTACACCTTTCGATGAAGTTGAGGCAAGTTCTCTGGAGCCTTGTCCAAGGGGATTATGGCGTGATGATCCGTGAGCTTTGAGGAATCGAACACCCTCTTGCCCACAACGTCTACCCTGGGTATCAGGTCAACCCTCCCCAACTTCCTGAGTACGTCCCTCGCCAGGTCCTTGTTTCCCTCACCCATATATCTTGCATCTGTCCTGGGGTAACTAATGAGCTTCCATTCCTCGTAAAGGGATTGGGCCAGATCGAGGGTTCTCTTGGCAGATAGCCCGTACAGGACATTGGCCTCCCTTTGAAGGGAGGTGAGGGAGTGGAGCAGGGGCGGTCTTTCCTCCTTCCTCTCCACATCGACCTTCTCCACTTTGCCCAGTCTCTCCGGGCTCAGTTCTGCGATCACTCTCTCCGCCTCCTCCTTACTTAACCTGGCCTCCTCTCCGTTCCTTAACATGATCGCCTTGAGACCACCCTCAAATAGGGCCAGGATCACGTAATACGTCTCGGGCTTAAAGCTCTCGATTTCCATGTCCCTCTTAACTATCATGGCCAAGGTGGGGGTCTGAACCCTACCCACGCTCCACACGTCCCCCGTGTTCGCCTTGAGCGTGACAAGTCTGGTCAGGTTTATCCCCACGATCCAATCCCCGTTCTGTCTGGCCAAGGCGCTGAAATACAGGTGATCGAACTCCGAGCCCGGCCTCAACCTCGAGAACTCCCTCCTCACTACGTCCCTGGTTAGGGCCTCTGACGTCCACAACCTGAGGAGTTTCCCCCTAAACCCTGTGAACTCCAGTATCTCTCTAACGATGAGCTCCCCCTCCCTTCCCGCATCACCGCAATTCACAACGACCTCAGCTCCCTCCAGCAATTTCCTTATGACCTTGAACTGTGTCTCTTTTCCCTTAATCACGGAGTAGGAGAACTTCTCTGGAAAGAACGGCAAATCCTTAAGGTCCCACTTCCTGGGGGCAAGCTCGCCTATCTCCAGGAGGTGGCCGTAGGTCCAGGTAACCAGGTAGTCCCCAACCTCCAGGTAACCCTGTCTTCTCACGGGCTTACCCAGTGCCCTGGCTATGTCCTGGGCAACGCTCGGTTTCTCAGTTATGATCAATTTCACGCGAGATCTTACCCGCGGGTACCTTTAACGAAGGGGAGGTGAAGCTGGTAGTGGAGAGCTATTAACATGTCCCTCTCGGTCACGATTCCCTTAGCCCGACCCACCTTGTCCAGGATCAAAAGGGCCCCGATCCCCTTGTTTATTAGGAGGGCAGCAGCCTCGTTTATGGACCTGTCCTCCTCCACAGTTATCACAGGGGTCTTCATCACGTCCTTGACCCTCCTATCGTAGAAGAGCTCTGGTTCCAGTCTCTCCACAGCCTTGGCTGCGGTCTTCACTGCGTCCGCAGCCGTGATCATACCTATTACCTTTCCGTCTTCGTCTGTGACAGGTAACCTCCTAAATCCCCTTCTCAACATCATCCTAGTCGCGTGCTCCAGTACGGTTTCCTTGAATACCGTGTTTACCCTAGGAGTCACGAAACCCGACACCGAGAAGATCTGGTCTAGGTCCTGGAACATTAAGAGGAAGTCCCTCTCCGTGACAATCCCCACGGGTTTCCTGGAGGAGTCCACCACGGGAAGGGATCCGAAGTTCCTCGTGACCATGATGGTGATTGCCTCGAGTACGTCCTGACCCTCATCCGCGACCATGGGGTTAACGGTCATGTACCCGGAGACCGGGGTCACTCCCATCTTATAGAGGTCGGCCTGGGTGCAGGCGCTGGGACAGAAGCTCAACAATATTGAAAGGAGGTCCCTGGTGGAGATTATCCCCTTCACAACTTCGTCTGCAACGATTACTCTCCCGAATCCTCGATCGTTTACTCTCTTGAAGGCTTCCTTGAGCCCGTCTCCCACTGAGATTACAGGTGGGTTAGGGTTCATCAATGTTTTAATTATCATGAGATAACTTCTCTGTCAAGATTAAAAGGATTTTATGATGATTTAAGGAAGGTCCGGCAATTAACCAAGTTAATCTAAGTGGCCACTTCATCCACGGGGAGGTTATAGTCGAACTTAGCCAGGTTCAGCAAGTCCCTCCTCATCTGTTCCATGGTAGTCTCCCCCCTCACCCCGGAGAGGATGATGTCCCTATATTCCTGGGGTACGTAGTCCATCCTCGGTTCCAGTGAATAGAAGTCCTTTAGGGCTTCTGATCTCTTCTCAGGTGAAGTGATTGCCTCCTCCAGCTCCCTCTCAAGCCATTCCGGATAAGGGAAGTTGTTGGTCAAGGTTACGTAAAGGGACACGGTGAAGGAGTAAACGTCCATCCAGGTCTCCGCTCTCCCCCCGAACCTTTGTTTGGGATGGGCGTAGTAGGGAGTGTAGTGAATCACGGGGGAGCCGGTCCTGATGGAACTTCCCAGGTCGGAGAGCTTGGGCGTCACCTCCCCCTTCAAGAGTTGAGTTTCTGCCTCCTCCCCATACCTGGAGAGAGGTTTATCGAACAGGATGTTGGACGGCTTGATGTCGGCGTGAACGTATCCCTGTTTATGTAGGTGGATCACGGCCTCAGCCACCTTGGCGAAAATGAGGGAAACGACTTCGTTCCACTTGACCGAGTGCCTCAACGACAGGTACTCCTCCTCTGCGAGGATCCTCCTCAAGTCCCCTCCGCTCATGTACTCCATGACTATGGCTGGAGGAGAGCCGTAGTAGTCGGTCCAGTTCTCGTCAATGAAGTTGGCCAATATCCTAACCATGTACCTTGAGCCCTTGGAGATGTCCTGCATTTTCGCAACCTCATACAGGAATTCGTCCATCTTGTACTCCTTCTTCATGACCTTCATGGCGAACTGCTTGCCGTTCTTCTCAGCCAGGAGCACGTAACCCATTCCTCCCCTTCCAAGGACAGACCTAATCTCGTATCCGTAGAGGACGTATCCGATCCAGTCATCGGGATCGAATTCCCCCCTGCTCGCATCGGAAGGTAGGGCCTTGGAGCAGGCCTCGACTATACCCTCCCTGCATGCGTACATGTACTCTCGGAGGGCATGAGGTGGGGAGTTGAGCTCCTCAAAGGCCTTACCCCTTAGGAAGGCTAAGGGCGCAGTTCTCCTTATCTTCTGGGCCTCATCCAGCACCTCGAGGGCTCTCTTGGGGTCCTTCTTGAGGAGAGCGTAACCGAGGATCAGGAGGTTCTGGAACTTGCGATTTCTCCTCAAAGCCTCCTCGAACATGTTCAGTGCGTCATCTATTTTGTTCTTTCCTAGGTAGTAAAACCCAAGTTTGAGAGCAGGTACGTCATAGGTAGGTAATACGTTCAGCGCCTCCGTGAGATGTTTGGGGTTTCCCTGTTTCTCGAACTCGGCGATCAGGGAATTCGCCCTTTCAATAAGCTTCTGTTCCAATACCCTGTATTTCTCCTCGGAGAAGAAGGAGTAAATCTTCAGTGCCTCGAGCTCCTTTCCCGACTTCTCGAGGCACTCGGCCGCAATCAAGGACTCCTCCGGGTACTTCTCCTCAAGTTTCCCGAAAAGGGATATGACTTCATCACATTTACCCATTTTCCCGAGGGAGATCACGGCCTGTCTCATTACCTCTTGATCTGGGTACCTCTCCAGGGCCAAAGTTAAGACGTCGTAATCGTCCATTGCGTCTAAAAGGGATTTCCTGTCTCCCCTGAGGAACGGCCTCCCTCGAACTAAGTCGTAGGTGAGTCCCTGAACTAGGGACGAAGGGGGGTTAAATAGAACGCATGCTGAGTCCGAAGACTCGAATATGGCAAACGAGCCGACGTTCTCCTTTAGGGCTCCGGAATACTTGGTTAACTTGGAGCAATCGTGAAGAGGTACCTTGGTGAACTTGATCCTATTTCCTTCAACGTTCACTAGATATCCTATTACCGTGTCCTTGACCTTAATCTTCTCATCTACTTCCTTGAGCTGACCCTTTGACAATAGGAATACCTTATCGTTGTAAGCAAAGGCGTAACTCACAGAGTAATACTTGTCGTGAAACCTTTTCTGGTAAATGGCTTGATATTACCCGGCGATAATCCTAGACATGAGAGAGGTGCGGGAACGCCTGCTGATATTTCTGACGAGTTTTCGGACAAGGAAAAGAGATGTTTAGGACAGATGTTTATTGGGACACCCGCGTAAACTGGATAAAACTGTGCCCTAGTAGTTCCAGTAAGTATTTAACCTAGACATCTCTTGTCCCTAGCTGTGAACTTGTTAGAAACACTACCCCTGCCGACTTCCCCATATGTAAACACGGTAAGTCGCTAGATATGCGGATGTCTCTTCAAGATTAAATACGGCAATATCTCAAGACCCAATTGAGAAACAATGCAGAGAACTTGATAAAATTACAAAGTGATTAACAAAATTACTTAGACCCAAAGGCCCTTCACGCAAAAACTCGGTTTCAGGCTACATCGTAGGACTCGGCTATCATTAGATCTAGGTCTGGATCGAACTCCCTAAACTTCTTCACTCTTTCAGACACCTCTTGGATCGAGTTCGCTATATTAACGAAAACTCCCGCGTTCTTGTCAGAGATCTCCCTGAACATTGTTGGGGCGAAGAACTTCCTTGCTATTTCTGTTTTCTTTGTGAACACCGCGTACATAAAGACTCCTGAGGAGTTGATGTCCACTATGGGAACCAGCCTTATGAAGTCCTTCTTGTAAAGGTATCTGAGGTGTCTCCTTACGGTCTTAGAGGAGACCTTGAGCCTTTCGCTCAATTCCACGGGGGTCATTGTGGGGTTCTCCTTGAGAGTAGACAGAAGCTTCAGGTCAAAAATTGAAGGATTGTAGGGAGTTTGCTCCGGTATGTAAACCATCTTTGGTTCCCCTAACTCCGAGGACATTTGGTTAATCTTAGTTTTCAATCCTTCCATGGTATCGGCCTCAATCTCGTAAACATTCACGTGCTCAAGACACTTCACCTTGAATACGTACTCTCCGTCCCAGTCCTTGGAGTTGGAAAAGGAAACGAAACCGTGATATTTCCCGTAAAAGTTTGGGTTAACGTAGAGGGCTACCCTCTTTATTACCTCCTCCTTGGTCATCCTCTCTACCCTGTAATTAACTGCAGGGGGAGAGATGTTAAGCTCCTTGGCTATCTTTCTTTGAGAGTACCTGTAGTCCCTCATCAGGTACATGATTATTTTCTTATTTACATCATCCATACTCGTAGTTACCAAACTTAAATAATATGGATTGCCCAAAATATACTTTTCGTTTGTCCCCAATTTAAGGGACTAAAATGAAAAATATTGAAACTCCACGATCTCAGTGGATCGGGGAACATGAATTTTAAGCGTTTCTGAGTTTAAGGGAAGGGAACTCTAAATTTTCCACTTCACCGATTACCTAGTGTTAGACACTTTCAGCAACTTACTTCATCTTCACTTAGGATTAGAGAGTGAACTCTCTGAGAACCATCTCCCCAGTATCTCTGACAAGTTCTCAGCTAGGGACAAGAGATGTCTAGGTCAAATACTTACTGGAACTACTGCATGAACCTCATCGAAAAATTGGAGCCTTGAATAGATTTTTATAAAATCATTTTAATTTTCAACAACTCATCTAACTTTGAGTTCTCTTCCCTGAAATAATGAGGTAACCCTTGCCCTTCTCATAGGATATAAAGACGTACCCGCAATTGGGACAGGACTTAGTTACTACGTTACCTTCCTTCACCAGCTTCTCCTCTACGTTCTGTTTACAAGAGGGGCAATTCCTTCTAGCCATAGCATTCATATTCTCCGGTTCCAATAAAAGGGCGCAGTCTCATGTCCGCTACGGAGAGTTAGATTGGTTTGAGCTGAAATCCTTCACGGGTTAAGGGGTTGATTTTCAGGTTAATTCATGAGTGATCGTCTCCACACTCATTTACTTGAATTGAGTGAGGGGTGAGACTTGTGGCCACTTGAACTAAAACGAAGATCGAACTAATTATGATGAAAAACTTATTTTTACCATTTCAAACATTCACTGGATATGACAGGTACATTAACTGAAAAAATACTCTCCAGGGCTTCAGGAAAAACCGTCTCTCCTGGAGATGTTATTGAAGCCAAGACCGATATCGTGGCCTTCCACGACCTCACTGGATATCACGTCATAGAAGTGATGGAGAAAGCGAATATGGTCAAGATCTTCGATAGGGCTAAGATAGTTGTGGCCTTCGATCACCTGGCTCCTCCGCCCGATGTAAGGAGCGCCGAGATTCAAGGTAACATAAGGAAGTTCGTTAAGGACATGAGATTACCGAACTTCCACGACATAAACGTGGGAATCTTACATGAACTCCTCATAGAGAAATACGCCCAACCGGGTCAGGTGATCGTGGCCGCGGACAGTCACACCACCACTTCAGGTGCTGTGGGGGCCTTCGCCCAAGGAATGGGAGCAAGTGACGTCGCCGCAGCAGTGATTACGGGCAAGACTTGGCTGGTTGTTCCTCAACCCTTCAAGGTAACACTCAAGGGAACTCCGAGTAAATGGATAAACGGAAAGGACGTTGCACTGGAACTTCTGGGCAAATTCAAGGCGGATTACTTTAACGGCATGTCCATTGAGGTCCATGTGGAGAAACCTAGCGCCTTCCCCATGGATTACAGGGCCACAGTCTCCAACATGGGGATAGAGATGAACGCTGACGCTCTCATGTTCGTACCGGACGAGGAGACTAAGAATTACATTAAGACCATGAGAGGGCAGGAGGTTGAACTGATTACTCCAGACAGTGGAGCTAAGTATGAGGATGAGTACACGATTGATCTGAATAAGATGGAACCATTGGTCGCGGCCCCGTACAGCGTAGATAACGTCAAGACTGCTAGAGAGGAGTCCAAGGTCCCAGTGGATCAGGTTTACATCGGTTCCTGCACCAACGGTAGGTTATCGGACTTCCAAATGGCCTCGGAGATTCTCAAGGGTAGGAAGGTAAAGACCAGGTGCATAGCTATCCCGTCCTCATATGAAATGTTCAAGCAGGCAATGGACAGAGGTTACATTGAAGACATAGTTAATGCCGGGTGTGTCGTAACCTATGGTACCTGTGGTCCATGCCTCGGGGGACACTTTGGGGTAGCTGGACCAGGTGAAGTGATAGTTTCCACCAGCTCAAGGAACTTCAGGGGAAGAATGGGGAGCAACGAGGCCAAGGTTTACCTCTCTGGACCTGCAGTGGCCGCTGCCTCAGCTGCCACCGGTTTCATAACTGATCCGAGGGATCTACAATGATAGTGGAAGGACCGGTTCTGAAATACGGGGACAAAATAGACACCGACATCATAATTCCCGCTAGACACCTGAAGCACACTGACCCGGCTTATCTAGCCCAACATGCCATGGAGCCCCTCGACCCAGAGTTCCACAAGAAAGCGTCCAAAGGAGTAATCATTGTTGCTGGGAAGGTTTTCGGAATGGGATCCTCAAGGGAGCAGGCCGCCATAGCCCTCAAGGCTGCTGGCGTTAAAGCAGTGATAGCGGAGAGCTTCGCTAGGATCTTCTACAGGAACTGCATCAACAACGGTCTACCTCTCATAGTTCTCCCCAACGCTACCAAGGAAATCAATGAGGGAGATTCCGTTAAGGTCAACGTTGAAACTGGGGAAATTACCGTGAACGGAAAAACTCTCAAGGGAAAGGGGATTTCTGGGATGGCCTTGGACATACTGAAGTCTGGGGGGATAATGGAATACCTTAAGAAAGTTTCAGCTTAACCCCCGGAGTAAACTGAAATAAATTTGTTTTTAAGTTTCCAAATATTAATGAACTTGTGAAGTGGTTCACTTACGCTCTACTCTCCCTGGTATTTTGGGGGATAGATTTCCCCATAGCCTTGAGCGTCTTGACCAAGGAATTTGGCTTTCCAGGTATAGTCGCACTAGCTGTTCTAGGTGTGATAGATTACTTTGCGGAACTGTTGATTGTGGTGCTAATGGTAAGGACGGGTTCAAAGGTGTTCGGTTGGCTTAGGAAAATAACTCAGTTCTTCTGCGGAGAAGGGTGTGCAGTGATTATGGCTTTGTTAGTGCTTCTAATAAGTTCTTATCTAGCGACCAGAAGTGCTTAGGGTAAACATTTACTGGAAATAATAGTATATCAAAAATGATTTTTAGAATCTTACGAAGTTTCAGGTTCTACATTCCCTTTAACCCGTGAGCAACGCAGATAACCTACGTGCCCTCCATTGATTAGCTGTAGGTTAACTGGACCGCACGTACTCCCTCCCCAAGGTTCACAGGCTCGCCCATTCTCTTTAGG containing:
- a CDS encoding MBL fold metallo-hydrolase encodes the protein MKLSKDLEVLPGSPNTLVYQGRVVVDLGGKNASLNLEAEVQLATHGHMDHIAGLLRESKVRYLPREDMWALSLLGRRVMTYGFSSKDSPLFTYDLLKEEISLSGDPEVEIVKLPGHTPGHSGYIVGNVLYAGDAFFGNRVLEGFVFPFYADFWTAVESMQKIKEIAKGLDNVVIAHGPVYEKKKMMEILEYNLNYADKLVSWVREAIRDGATAEEVVVKIMEKTVKDIKPTNVILNSITAKSILSQVAKEVTVEDKGVVYRS
- a CDS encoding type IA DNA topoisomerase, whose amino-acid sequence is MKLIITEKPSVAQDIARALGKPVRRQGYLEVGDYLVTWTYGHLLEIGELAPRKWDLKDLPFFPEKFSYSVIKGKETQFKVIRKLLEGAEVVVNCGDAGREGELIVREILEFTGFRGKLLRLWTSEALTRDVVRREFSRLRPGSEFDHLYFSALARQNGDWIVGINLTRLVTLKANTGDVWSVGRVQTPTLAMIVKRDMEIESFKPETYYVILALFEGGLKAIMLRNGEEARLSKEEAERVIAELSPERLGKVEKVDVERKEERPPLLHSLTSLQREANVLYGLSAKRTLDLAQSLYEEWKLISYPRTDARYMGEGNKDLARDVLRKLGRVDLIPRVDVVGKRVFDSSKLTDHHAIIPLDKAPENLPQLHRKVYDLVYRKFVGAFMEDYVYEIQRVFIRLGREIFLAEGKRNVRLGWMELYPHEDTPLHIPRGTVRKEEVHSEERQTKPPARFTESSLLREMEKLGLGTPATRASIIETLLERQYMERKGKSLISTEKGRELIRKLGDSKVASPNMTAEWERELEEIYVKRKGEEGYLDFMERIKAFTREEVLKLMGREFKAERSAMPEMLKLARVISRDLGVKLTGTEMEEVKEFLDKYLPQTKMTCKCGGEVAGFSKGWKCKSCGTVVWREIAGKRITFKQAKALFSGKEVKMKGFKSKAGKRFSATLYVEDGKVKFKFQ
- a CDS encoding winged helix-turn-helix transcriptional regulator; this translates as MDDVNKKIIMYLMRDYRYSQRKIAKELNISPPAVNYRVERMTKEEVIKRVALYVNPNFYGKYHGFVSFSNSKDWDGEYVFKVKCLEHVNVYEIEADTMEGLKTKINQMSSELGEPKMVYIPEQTPYNPSIFDLKLLSTLKENPTMTPVELSERLKVSSKTVRRHLRYLYKKDFIRLVPIVDINSSGVFMYAVFTKKTEIARKFFAPTMFREISDKNAGVFVNIANSIQEVSERVKKFREFDPDLDLMIAESYDVA
- a CDS encoding 3-isopropylmalate dehydratase large subunit, with protein sequence MTGTLTEKILSRASGKTVSPGDVIEAKTDIVAFHDLTGYHVIEVMEKANMVKIFDRAKIVVAFDHLAPPPDVRSAEIQGNIRKFVKDMRLPNFHDINVGILHELLIEKYAQPGQVIVAADSHTTTSGAVGAFAQGMGASDVAAAVITGKTWLVVPQPFKVTLKGTPSKWINGKDVALELLGKFKADYFNGMSIEVHVEKPSAFPMDYRATVSNMGIEMNADALMFVPDEETKNYIKTMRGQEVELITPDSGAKYEDEYTIDLNKMEPLVAAPYSVDNVKTAREESKVPVDQVYIGSCTNGRLSDFQMASEILKGRKVKTRCIAIPSSYEMFKQAMDRGYIEDIVNAGCVVTYGTCGPCLGGHFGVAGPGEVIVSTSSRNFRGRMGSNEAKVYLSGPAVAAASAATGFITDPRDLQ
- a CDS encoding 3-isopropylmalate dehydratase small subunit gives rise to the protein MIVEGPVLKYGDKIDTDIIIPARHLKHTDPAYLAQHAMEPLDPEFHKKASKGVIIVAGKVFGMGSSREQAAIALKAAGVKAVIAESFARIFYRNCINNGLPLIVLPNATKEINEGDSVKVNVETGEITVNGKTLKGKGISGMALDILKSGGIMEYLKKVSA
- a CDS encoding CBS domain-containing protein, whose amino-acid sequence is MIIKTLMNPNPPVISVGDGLKEAFKRVNDRGFGRVIVADEVVKGIISTRDLLSILLSFCPSACTQADLYKMGVTPVSGYMTVNPMVADEGQDVLEAITIMVTRNFGSLPVVDSSRKPVGIVTERDFLLMFQDLDQIFSVSGFVTPRVNTVFKETVLEHATRMMLRRGFRRLPVTDEDGKVIGMITAADAVKTAAKAVERLEPELFYDRRVKDVMKTPVITVEEDRSINEAAALLINKGIGALLILDKVGRAKGIVTERDMLIALHYQLHLPFVKGTRG
- a CDS encoding serine/threonine-protein kinase; this encodes MSYAFAYNDKVFLLSKGQLKEVDEKIKVKDTVIGYLVNVEGNRIKFTKVPLHDCSKLTKYSGALKENVGSFAIFESSDSACVLFNPPSSLVQGLTYDLVRGRPFLRGDRKSLLDAMDDYDVLTLALERYPDQEVMRQAVISLGKMGKCDEVISLFGKLEEKYPEESLIAAECLEKSGKELEALKIYSFFSEEKYRVLEQKLIERANSLIAEFEKQGNPKHLTEALNVLPTYDVPALKLGFYYLGKNKIDDALNMFEEALRRNRKFQNLLILGYALLKKDPKRALEVLDEAQKIRRTAPLAFLRGKAFEELNSPPHALREYMYACREGIVEACSKALPSDASRGEFDPDDWIGYVLYGYEIRSVLGRGGMGYVLLAEKNGKQFAMKVMKKEYKMDEFLYEVAKMQDISKGSRYMVRILANFIDENWTDYYGSPPAIVMEYMSGGDLRRILAEEEYLSLRHSVKWNEVVSLIFAKVAEAVIHLHKQGYVHADIKPSNILFDKPLSRYGEEAETQLLKGEVTPKLSDLGSSIRTGSPVIHYTPYYAHPKQRFGGRAETWMDVYSFTVSLYVTLTNNFPYPEWLERELEEAITSPEKRSEALKDFYSLEPRMDYVPQEYRDIILSGVRGETTMEQMRRDLLNLAKFDYNLPVDEVAT